The nucleotide sequence CGCAGCCTCGATCGTCGCGTTCAGCGCCAGCAGGTTCGTCTGCTCCGCGATCGTGGTGATCACCTTGATGACATTGCCGATCTCCTGCGAGGAGGCACCCAGCTTGCCGACCTGATCGTTCGCGGACTCCGCCACGGTCGTGGCGTTGGCCGCCACGCGCGCCGCCTCGTTGGCGTTGTGGCTGATCTCCTTGATCGACGCACCCATCTGCTCCGCACCGGAAGCGACGGTCTGCACATTGCGGTTGACCTCATCGGCAGCGTTCGCCACCACACCAGCCTGGGTCGAGGTCTCCTGCGAGCCCGCAGCCACCTGAGCGTTCGCCGCCGACAGCTCCTCCGCCGCAGCCGCGACAGTCTGCGCGGA is from Demequina sp. NBRC 110054 and encodes:
- a CDS encoding methyl-accepting chemotaxis protein: SAQTVAAAAEELSAANAQVAAGSQETSTQAGVVANAADEVNRNVQTVASGAEQMGASIKEISHNANEAARVAANATTVAESANDQVGKLGASSQEIGNVIKVITTIAEQTNLLALNATIEAARAGEAGKGFAVVAGEVKDLAQETAKATEEVARRVAAIQEDTGGAVEAINEISEIVKQINDFQMTIASAVEEQTATTGEMSRGV